The region TCCTGGGGCCCCGTCGTGCGCGCGTCCGGAGGCACCTCGGCGCGCGCGAAGGTCGCGGTCGCGCTCAGGCAGACCAGGGCCATGATCGATCGCCGAGCCAGCATCGCCAGACTGTAGGCGCGCGCGCGTCGGTGATCCACTTTTGCGACATCCGCCAACGGTTGCGCGCAGTTGACCGTGCCGCTGGGCCTGTGGTGATACGCCGCAGTCGCCATGCGCACAAGGTGCGTGCTAGGGTGCAACCAGTCGGCTCGAGCCGATCCAGGAGCCTCTATGCCCGGCATGGGCGAACTACTCATCATCCTTCTAATCGTGCTGGTCGTCTTCGGTGCCAGCAAGTTGCCCCAGATCGGCCACGGCCTGGGCTCGGCGATCAAGAACTTCAAGCGCGCGGCCGCGGGCGACGACGAGATCGAGGTCTCGAAGAAGGCGCTCGACGGCAAGAGCAGCAAGGAGCTCGGCGCGGGCGCCGACGAAGACGGCGAGTTCGAAGAGGTCGTCGTGCGCCGCCGCGTGAAGAAAGAGAGCTGAGCGCCAAGGCCGGACGGCGGCCAACGCTCACGGCGTTCGCTCGCCCGGAGGCCAGCGCTCACGGCCGGCCGCGTCGCCGGCCCAGCAGCTCGCGTGCGCTGGCGCGGACCGCGTCGGTCAGCTCGCTCGACGCGACGATCGCGGCCCAGTCGGCCGGCGCCAGGGTCACCACCAGGCGCAGCGCGACGTGCACCGGCGTGTGCGGGTTGAGCGCGAGCGCGCGGCGGACCCCGGCGCGCGTCGACCAGCGCCGGTGCTCGGCGACCAGGACCAGCGCCGCCGGCACCGCCGGTCGCGTCGCCGCGACCCGCACCACCTCGGGCTCGGTGAGCTGGGGGTTGTCGAGGAGGATCGCGACCACGTCGGGGTGCGGATCGCGCAGCAGCTCGGTGAGCGCGTCCCCGCGGGGCCGCCGCGCCAGCGCCTTGCGCTCACCCAGGGTCAGCGGGCGCCCGCGGTTGCGCAGCGGGCGCTCGGGCCGGAGCTGGCGATCGAGCTCGCGCCCGCTCGCGGTCGGCGGCGACGCGTTCAGGATCAGCCGCTGGAACGCGGTCGCGCCCGCGGCGTGGCCGGCGTCGTAGAGCGCGACCCGGACCGGGTACTCGAGCTCGGCCAGCGCCTGCGGCAGGCAGCCGACCGCGGCCAGCACCTCGGGATCGTCATCGCCGACGGCCGCCCGGGCCAGGAGCGCCACCACGGCCGCGACCGCGACCGCGGGCTCGGCGCCCAGGAACGTCGCGAGCTGGCGGATCTTCAGCGGCCGATCGGCGAACCGCCGCAGCCGGCTCAGGATCGGCGCGTCGGCGCCGTCGCTCACGCCCGGCGCGAAGGCCGGCCGGCCCGGCCCGTCACTCGTGCCCCTCGGCGTCGGCCATCTCCTCGAGCTTGGCCTCGAGCTCGGCGATGCGATCGGCCAGGTTGCGCACGTCCTTGTGCAGGCCCGAGAACGGCGAGATGCCGCCGATCGCCGTCCGGACCTTGCCGTCGACGCGCTTCTGCCACTCGTCGAGCGCGCGCTGCTGCTCGTTGACCCAGTGGCGGAACTCGCGCAGGACCACCAGCTCGCGCCGCCGCGGCGCGCCCGCCGGATCGCTCTCGTCGAGGTCGTCGACCTCCTCGGGCGCCGGCTCGTCGGGGTCGCGCTTGAACGGCAGCACGCTGGTGACCCGGCGCTGGGCCTCGGCGAACCACTCGCCGCCGTTCTGGATGATGTTGCGCATCGCGCCCAGCGGCATGAAGCTGCGCTGCTTCTTCTCTTCCTCGAAGATGATCTGCGCCAGCGTGACCGAGGTGAGATCCTCCTTGGTCTTGTTGTCGACGATCTTGACCTCGTCGCCGGCGCGGATCATCTCGGAGATCTGGTCGAGCGTCACGTAGCGGCTGTGCTGCGTGTCGTAGAGCTTGCGGTTGGCGTACCGCTTGATGACTCGCGCCTCGGCCATGGTGACTCCTCGAGGGCTGACCCTCTCCTCTACAGGTATCACGCGCCGCGGCACGGCGGCAACGCACCGCGGCGTAGGCTGGGGCTCGACAGGAGCCGTGGCCCTGCGCTACCCATGTCCGATGCGCGCTCACCTGGTCCTCACCGTCGCCCTCCCCCTCGCGGCCGCCTGTGGCGGTGACGACGGCGGCAGCCCCGCCATCGACGCCCCCGCGGCCTCGATCACGTCGGTCGCCTGCGGCGGGGCCACCGTCGCCGGCACCGTCACCGCCCCGGGCTTCGCGTTCGAGCCGATGGCCACCACCATCAGCGTGGGCCAGGTCGTGCGGTTCACGATGCCCGCGACCCACAACGCGGTGTCGAACACCGCGGGCCAGTTCCGCGTCGACTTCGGCGGCGACAGCTGCTTCCGGTTCGACACCGCGGGCACGTTCGGCTTCCACTGCGAGCCGCACCAGTTCACCGGCACGATCGTCGTCCAGTAGCGCGTGCCGTTCCCCGGCTTCGAGCTGGCGTGCGTCGCGATCGTGGCGCTGGCGCTGGCGGCGCTGGCGCGCACGCGGCCGTGGCGCGGCCTGCTGTTCGACTACGCCGCGCTCGCGGTCGCCGGCTGGGTCGGCGAGCAGACCTGCATCGCCTGGTACGACTTCTACCGCTACGCGCCGAGCTGGCACGGCCGCCTCGGCCACGTGCCGGCGCTGATCCCGATCATCTGGCCGCTGGTGATCCTGTCGGCGCGCGCGGTCGTCGACGCGGTCGCCCCCGGGCTGGGGTGGCGCCGGCCGCTGGTGGTCGGCGCGCTGGTGGCGTTCGACGCCTCGCTGGTCGAGGTGATCGCGGTCGCGGCGGGGCTGTGGGGCTGGGCCGAGCCCGGCCACCTCGACGTCCCGGTGCTGGGCGTCCTCGGCTGGGGCTTCTTCGCCGGCGGCGCCGACGTCGCGCTGCGCCAGCGACCGTCGCTGCGCCCGCTGGCGCTCCTCGGCGCGCTGGCCCTGACCCACGCGCTGATCGTCGGCGCGTGGTGGGCGCTGTTCCGCTGGACCGTCCGCGGCGACCTCGGCGACGCGTCGGTGGTGGCCGTCGTCGCGCTGGGCGCCGCGCTGGTGCCGGTCGCCGTCGCGCTGCGCCGGCGCGGGCGCACGCTGCCGCTCGACGTCGCGCTGCCGCGGATGATCGCCGCCAGCCTGTTCGTCGTCACGCTGGTCGTCGTCGCCGGCGCCGCCACCCGCCTGTGGCTCCACACCGCCGCGGTGGCCGTGCCCTACCTGGCGCTGACCGCGCTGCCGACGCGGCGCTGACCCGGCTGCGGCGGATGACCGCAAGCGAGCCTGGCCGGTCGCCCGCCCGCGCCCGCCGGCGGGGCGTATGCTGGCGCCACCGTCGGCGCTGGCGCCGGCAGGAGGTGCTCGTGACCCTCTCCTTCACGCTCAACGGCTCGCCGGTCACGGTCGAGCCGCGCCCCGACGAGTCGCTGCTCGAGACCCTGCGCGAGCGCTGCGGCGTCCACTCGCTCAAGGACGGCTGCGCGCCCCAGGGCCAGTGCGGCTGCTGCCTGGCGATCGTCGGCGGCCGCGCGGTCGTCACCTGCGCGATGCCGGCCGCCAAGGCCGCGGGCAAGGAGATCGTGACCCTCGACGGCGTCCCGGCCGCCGAGCGCCAGCAGATGGCCGACGCGTTCGTCGCCGCCGCCGGCCTGCAGTGCGGCTTCTGCATCCCCGGCATCATGGTGCGCGCCAAGCACCTGCTCGATCACACGCCCGATCCGTCGCGCGACGAGATCGCCCGGGCCATCGACGTCCACCTGTGCCGCTGCACCGGCTACGTCAAGATCATCGACGCGGTCCAGCTCCTGGCCCGGGCCCGCCGCGGCGAGGTCGTGCCGACGCCCCACCCCGACGGCGGCGTCGGCGATCGGGTCGCGCGCTACCGCGGCGCCGATCTCGCCCTCGGCGTGCGCCCCTACGTCGCCGATCTGCGGCGCGACGGCATGCTCTTCGGCGCGCTCCACCTGACCGCGCACCCCCGCGCCAGGGTGGTCCGCATCGACACCGCCCGCGCCGCCGCGCACCCCGGCGTGGTCGCGGTCGCGACCTACCGCGACGTCCCGGGCCAGCGCTGGTACGGCCTGATCAAGCAGGACTGGCCCGCCTTCGTCGCCGAGGGCGAGGAGGTCCGCTGCGTCGGCGACGTGCTGGCCGCGGTCGCCGCGATCGATCAGGCCACCGCCCGGGCCGCCGCCGCGCTGATCGACGTCGAGTACGAGGTGCTGCCGCCGGTGACGTCGCCGGCCGAGGCGCTGGCGCCCGGCGCGCCCCAGGTCAACCCGACCTACGGCAACGTGCTGTCGCACACGCGCATCCGCCGCGGCGACGTCGACGCCGCGCTGGCCGCGAGCGCCCACGTCGTCACCGGCACCTGGACCACGCAGCGCATCGAGCACCTGTTCCTCGAGCCCGAGAGCGCGCTGGTCGAGCCGGGCCCGCGCCCGGGCACGTACAAGCTCTACAGCCAGGGCCAGGGCGTCTTCGACGATCGCCGCCAGTGCGCGGCGTTCCTCGGCATCCCCGAGGACGATCTCGCGGTCGAGCTGGTGCCCAACGGCGGCGCGTTCGGCGGCAAGGAGGACATGTCGGTCCAGGCCCAGACCGCGCTGCTCGCGCACCTGACCCAGCGGCCGGTGCTCGTGACGCTGACGCGGGAGCAGTCGGTGCGCATGCACCCCAAGCGCCACCCGATCGCGATGACGTACACCGTCGGCTGCGACGCCGCCGGCGCGCTGACCGCGGTCAAGGCCGAGATGATCGGCGACACCGGCGCCTACGCCTCGGTCGGCGCCAAGGTGCTCGAGCGCGCCGCCGGCCACGCCTGCGGGCCGTACCGCGTGACCAACGTCTCGGTCGACGCGATCGCCGCGGTCACGAACAACCCGCCGTGCGGCGCGATGCGCGGGTTCGGCGCCAACCAGGCCGCGTTCGCGATCGAGGGCTGCATGGATCTGCTGGCCGCCCAGGTCGGCCTCGACGGCTGGGAGATGCGCTGGCGCAACGCCGTCGAGATCGGCGACACGTTCGCGTCGGGGCAGGTGTTCGAGAAGTCGGTCGGCTTGAAGCAGACCTTGCAGGCGGTCAAGCCCGCCTACGACGCCGCGCGCGCCGCCGGGGCCGCGGTCGGGATCGCCTGCGGCCTCAAGAACAGCGGCATCGGCAACGGCGCGGTCGAGTGGGGCAAGGCCCGGCTGGTGGTCGAGGCCGACGGCACGGTGTCGCTCTACAACGGCTACACCGAGATGGGCCAGGGCCTGCTGACGGTGCTGGCCCAGTTCGCGGCCGAGGTCAGCGGGCTGCCGTCGTCGGTGTTCCGGCCCAAGGTCGACTCGACGTTCGCGCTCGGCTGCGGCCAGACCACCGGCTCGCGCGCGACCTTGTTCGGCGGCAACGCCGTGGTCAGCGCCGCGACCAAGCTGCGGGCCGCGCTCGACGCCGGTCGCACGCTGGCCGAGCTGGCCGGCGAGGTGTTCGCGGCCGACGTGATGATCGACGACACCACCGCGCCCGGCGCCGACGTCGCCAAGGTCAAGACCCACACCTCGTTCGGCTTCGCGACCCAGGTGGTCATCCTCGACGACGCCGGCCGGGTCGCGCGGGTCGTCGCCGCCCACGACGTCGGCCGCGCGGTCAACCCCGACCTGTGCGAGGGCCAGCTCGAGGGCGCGGTCCACATGGGCCTGGGCTACGCGCTGACCGAGGAGCTGGCGTGCGAGGGCGGCTGGCCCACGACCCACAAGCTGCGCGAGCTGGGCGTGCTGCGGGCCCGCGACATGCCGACGGTCGAGGTGATCCTCGTCGAGGATCCCGAGCCCGAGGGCCCGTTCGGCGCCAAGGGCGTCGGCGAGATCGGCCTGGTGCCGACCGCCGGCGCGGTCGCCGGCGCGCTGGCCGCGTTCGACGGCGAGCGGCGCTACACCCTGCCGATGCGCGACGCGCCGGCGGCGCGGGCGATGAGCGTCGGCAAGCGCGGCGGGGCCAAGGCCGCGCCATGACCGCGGGCCTGGTCAACGCCCACACCCACCTGTACAGCGGGCTCGCGCCGTACGGGCTGCCGGCGCCGACGGTGGCGCCGACCTGCTTCGTCGAGATCCTCGAGCGGGTCTGGTGGCGGCTCGACCGCGCGCTCGACCACGCCTCGCTGCAGGCCGCGGCCGAGCTCTACGTCGCCGAGGCCGTGGCCGCGGGCACCGCCGGGCTCATCGATCACCACGAGTCGCCGGGGTTCATCGACGGCTCGCTCGACGTGCTGGCCGACGCGTGCGCGCGCTTCGGCATGCCGGCGGTCCTGTGCTACGGCGCCACCGAGCGCAACGGCGGCCGCGCCGAGGCCCGCGCCGGCCTGGCCGAGTGCGCGCGCCTGGCCCGGGCCAACACCCGCCCGCTGGTCCGGGTCGCGGTCGGATTGCACGCGTCGTTCACCGTCTCCGACGAGACGATCGCCGAGGCCGCCGCGCTCGCGCGCGAGCTCGGCACGGTGCTGCACGTCCACGTCGCCGAGGACGGCGCCGACGTCGCCGACGCCCGGGCCCGCGGCTACCTCGGCGTGATCGATCGCCTGGCCCGGCACGGCGCGCTGGTGCGCGGCTCGATCTTCGCGCACGGCGTCCACCTCTCCACGGCCGAGGTCACGGCCTGCGCCGACGCCGGCTGCTGGCTGGTGCAGAACCCGCGCTCGAACAAGGGCAACCAGGTCGGCTACCCGACGGCGCTGGCGGCGTCGGCGCGGGTCGCGCTCGGCACCGACGGCTACCCGGCGGTGATGGCCGACGAGGAGGCCGCGCTCCTGGCCGAGTCCGCCGCCCACGGCGACGATCCGATGCGGGTCGCCGCGCGCCCGACCGCCGGCGCCGCGCTCCTGGCCGAGCGGTTCGGACACCCGGTGCCCGCACCCGACGTCGCGACCGTCGCCGCCGCCGCCGCCGCGCTCGAACAGGTCCGCGCCCGCGCCCACGAGGTCGCGCCGGCGCTGTGGGCGCGCATGCGCGCGATGTCCTGAGCTCCGCCGAACCCTCCGCCGAACCCTCCCTCCGGCGGGGCAGGCCCCACAGGGCGGGGGCCCGACCGACGTACCGACAAGCCCTGAACCTCCGTCCACCGACGCGCCGCGCGTCGACCTCACCCTCACCGAGTACCCCATGAGCCGACCCGCCCTCGAGACCGAGATCGTCGACCGCGCCACCCGCGACCGCACCGTGGCCCTGTTCCGCGAGCGCCGGATCGTCCTGCCGACGCTGGGCGAGCTGGCCGATCCGACGACGATCCCCGCGAGCCACGACGCCGCGCTGGCCACGACCGACCCCGACGCGCCGGCGCCGGCCAACCTGTTCCGGGTCCACTGGCACAACGCCGGCGACCGCCGGGCCCGGATCGCGGTGCCCGAGCACGTCGTCCTGCCGCCGGCCCTGACCGGCGTCCCCAGCCCGATCGTGGTGGCGTTCGGCGATCACTTCCCGATGATCACCGCGCACAAGGTGCTGGCCGCGTACGGCTGCCTGGTGCCGCGGCTGATGACCGGCCAGTTCGATCCCACCCGCCACCGCGCGGTCTGGCCGTCGACCGGCAACTACTGCCGCGGCGGCGTCGCGATCTCGCGCATCCTCGGCTGCCGCGGCGTCGCGGTGCTGCCCGAGGGCATGAGCGCCGAGCGGTTCCACTGGCTCGAGCGCTGGGTCGCCGACCCGGGCGACATCGTCCGCACCGTCGGCACCGAGAGCAACGTCAAGGAGATCTACGACACCTGCGCCGAGCTCGACCGCGATCCCGACAACGTGATCTTCAACCAGTTCTCGGAGTTCGCGAACCACCTCGTCCACCTCCACGTCACCGGCCCGGCGCTGGCGCGGGTGTTCACCGCCGCCGCCGCCACGCGCCCGGGCCTGCGCCTGGCCGCGTTCGTCTCGGCCACCGGCTCGGCCGGCACGATCGCCGCCGGCGACTACCTGAAGGACCACCACGGCGCGCGCATCGTCGCGGTCGAGGCGCTCGAGTGCCCGACCATGCTCTACAACGGCTTCGGCGAGCACAACATCCAGGGCATCGGCGACAAGCACATCCCGTACATCCACAACGTCACCAACACCGACGTCGCGGTCGCGGTGTCCGACCGCGCCACCGACGAGCTCAACGTCGTCTTCAACACCGACGTCGGCCGCGCGGCCCTGGCGGCGCGCGGCGTCCCGGCCGAGGTGGTCACCGCGCTCGCGCACTTCGGCCTGTCGTCGATCTGCAACGTGCTCGCGGCGATCAAGACCGCGAAGCAGCTCGGGCTCGGCCCCGACGACGCGCTGGTCACGGTCGCCACCGACGGCGCCGCGATGTACGCGACCGAGGTCGACAAGGCCATCGGCAAGCGGTTCGGCGGCACCTTCGATCGGGCCGCGGCCGAGCGCGCGCTCGACCTGCACCTGGCCGGCGCCACCACCGAGCACACGCTCGTCCTGGCGCCGATCGATCGCGACCGCATCTTCAACCTCGGCTACTTCACCTGGGTCGAGCAGCAGGGCGTCGCGCTCGCCGACTTCGAGCGCCGGCGCGGCCAGGACTTCTGGCGCGGGCTGCGGGCGGCGGTGCCGATCTGGGACGACCTCATCCGCGGGTTCAACGACGACGTCGGGGTGGCGCCAGCGTCGTGACCGCGCTGCGCTGCACCGGCTGCGACCTCCAGATCGCCGCCGACGCGCCCTGGCCGTTCCGGTGCCCCCACGCCGGCGACGGGCGCGATCACGTGCTGGCGCGGGACGCGGCGCCGGCCTGGCAGGTCGCGGCCGGCCCGATCGCCGGCGACCCGTTCGTGCGCTACCGCGCGCTCGCGTACCCGTGGCAGGTGGCCCGCGCCCGGGGCCTGACCGACGACGCCTACGTCGCGCTGGTCGCGCAGCTCGACCGCGCGGTCGCCGCCGTCGACGGCCACGGCTTCGCGATCACGCCGTACCGACGCCTCGACGACGACCGGCTGTGGGCCAAGGACGAGACCGACAACGTCGCCGGCTCGCACAAGGCCCGGCACCTGTTCGGCCTGGCGCTGTGGCTCGAGGTCGCCGCGCGCACCGGCCTGGTCACCGACGACGATCGCGCCCGCCCCCTGGCGATCGCCAGCTGCGGCAACGCGGCCCTGGCGGCGGCGGTCGTGGCGCGCGCGCTCGAGCGGCGGCTGCGGGTGTTCGTGCCGCCGTCGGCCGACCCGGCCGTGGTCGCGCGCCTGACCGCGCTCGGCGCCGAGCTCGAGGCGTGCCCCCGCCGGCCCGACGATCCGCCCGGCGATCCTTGCTACCACCGCTTCCGCGCCGCGGTCGCCGCCGGCGCGCTGCCGTTCACCTGCCAGGGCAGCGACAACGGCCTGACCATCGACGGCGGCGTCACCCTCGGGCTCGAGCTGGCCGAGCAGGACGCCGCGCGCGGCGCCGGTCCGCTCGATCGGGTCGTGGTCCAGGTCGGCGGCGGCGCGCTCGCGAGCGCCGTGGCCCAGGGACTGCGCTGGGCCCACGACCGCGGGGTGATCGCGCACGTGCCCGCGGTCCACGCGGTCCAGACCGCCGGCTGCTTCCCGCTCGTACGCGCGTGGCGCCGGGTCGCGCGCGCGCTGGCGATCGCCCTGTCGGCGCCGGTCGCGCCGGCCGCCGATGACGCCACCGACGCCGACGGGGCCCACGCCGACGCCGCCGTCGCCCGCTGGCTGACCGCGCACGCGCCGCCGACGGCGATCGCCGCCGCGATCACCACCGCCGCGGTCGACCGCGCGCTGTTCATGTGGCCGTGGGAGCAGGAGCCGCGCAGCGTCGCCTCGGGCATCCTCGACGACGAGACCTACGACTGGCTGGCGATCGTCCGCGCGATGCTCACGACCGGCGGCTGGCCGGTGGTGGTCACCGAGGCCGAGCTGCTCGCCGCCCGGGCCCGCGCCGCCGCCGCCGGGATCCGCGCCAGCGCCACCGGCGCCGCGGGCCTGGCCGGCGTGGCGACGATCACCGAGGCCGCCGGGCCGCGCGGCGCCGACGCGCGCGTGGCGGTCCTCCTCACCGGAGTCGAGCGATGACCCGCACCGTCCGCGTCGCGCTGACCGAGACCTGCAACGCGTACCTCCTCACCGGAGTCGAGCGATGACCCGCACCGTCCGCGTCGCGCTGACCGAGACCTGCAACGCCTACCGCGGCATGCCCGCGACCGTCGAGGAGCTGCCGGCCCTGGCCGAGCACCTCGACCTCGTCCGCGCCGCCAACGTCGATCACCACGTCGCGCTGATCCGCGCGGCCGCGGCCCTCGGGACGCACGTCGTCGGCCTGGGCGAGCTGTTCACCGGGCCCTACTTCGCGCTCGGCCGCGACCCGATGTGGCGGGCGCTGGCCGAGGACGCCGTCACCGGCCCGACGGTGTCGACCCTGCGCGAGGTCGCGCGCGCCACCGCGCAGGTCGTGGTCGCGCCGATCTACGAGCTCGACCCGCGCACCGGACGCCGCTTCAACACCGCGGTGGTGATCGGCGCCGACGGCGAGGTCCTCGGCAAGTACCGCAAGACCCACATCCCGGTCGGCGCCAACGAGCAAGCGGCGTTCTGCGAGACCTTCTACTACGACGCCTCCGACGGCGACCTCGGCGCCTGGCCCGCCAACCGCTCGACCAACCCGTACTTCCCGGTGTTCGAGACCGGCCGGGTCCGGCTCGGCGTCGCGATCTGCTACGACCGCCACTTCGAGGGGGTCATGGCCGCGCTCGCCGACAACGGCGCCGAGCTGGTGCTGTCGCCGGCGGTGACCTTCGGCGCCAAGTCGCGGCGCATGTGGGACCTGGAGTTCGCCGTCGACGCCGCGCGCCACAACCTCTACATCGCCGGCTCCAACCGCAAGGGCGTCGAGCTGCCGTGGACCCAGCCGTACTTCGGCGCCAGCCACGTCGTCGGCCCCGCCGGCCTGGTGCCGCCGCTGCCGAGCCAGCCCGAGCTGATCGTCGCCGATCTCGATCTCGACGCGCTCGCCGGCGCCGATCCGTCGGGCTGGGACCTGGCCCGCGATCGCCGGCCGGCGATCTACCGCAGCTCCCGACGACTGACCTGGAGGATCTGGTACATGGCACCGATGACCACCCCGACCGGACGCCCCGCCGCCTGGACGCTGACGCTGGCCGCGATGATCGCCGGCGCCGCTGCGTGCAAGCAGGCACCGTCGAATTGCCCGCCGGTCACCGCCGCACCCGCCGCACCCGCCGCACCCGCCGCGCCCGCCGCGCCGACGCCCACACCCGCCGCCGCCCCAGCGCCCGAGGTCCCGGCCCTTCCGCCGCCGGCCAACGCGGTCCAGGCCGAGATGCAGCTCCTCGAGCGCGCGGTGCGGATAGCGGTCACCGCGGTCGGCCGCGATCAGCTCGCCGAGATCCCGCACGCGATCCACGCGGTCCACGAAGCCCGCACCGCCACCGAGCAGGCGCTCGAGGCCGGCGCCTGGAAGCCCGTGACCGGCACGGTCGAGGCGTTCGCGGCGGTCGACGCCGAGTTCCACACCCGCCTCGAGGCCCTGGTCGAGGGCGCGCTGGCCAAGGACCACGCCGCCACCGCGGCCGCGCTCGGCAACGTCCTCGCCGGCTGCCAGACCTGCCACGCCACCTACCGACCGACGCTGCGGACCAGCGCCGCGCCCACGACCGCGCCAGCGCCCGCCGACGACCACGCGCACCACTGACCGTCGACTACCCGCCCGCCACCTCGCGCACGACCTCGAGCAGCACGTCGGCGCCCGCGATCAGGTCCGCCGGCGCGGTGTGCTCGCGGACGTTGTGGCTGATGCCGCCGACCGACGGCACGAAGATCATGCCGGTCGGGCAGCGCGGCGCGAACATCTGGGCGTCGTGGCCGGCGCCGCTCGGCATCCGCCGGACGGTGTGGCCCTGGGCCCGCGCCACCTGCTCGACCCGATCGATCATCGCCGGCGCGAACGCCACCGGCTCGAACCGCGCCAGCGTCCGCTGCGCCACGGTCACGCCCTCGGCCGCGGCGATCTGGTCGACGAACGCGAACGTGTCGCGCTCGGCCCGCTGCAGCGTGGCCTCGTCGGTGTTGCGCAGATCGATCGTCATCACGACCTGGTTGGGGATGACGTTGACCAGGTTGGGCCGGACCGTCAGGTGGCCGACGGTCGCGACCTGGGCGCCGCCGTAGTCGCGGGCCAGCCGGCGCACGAAGCACGCGATCTCGGCGGCGACGTAGCCGGCGTCGGCGCGCATCGCCATCGGCGTGGTGCCGGCGTGGTTCGACACGCCGCCCAGCGTCAGCTCGGTCCACGAGATGCCCTGGACGCCCGTGACCGCGCCGATCGTGACGCCCTCGCGCTCGAGCACCGGCCCCTGCTCGATGTGCAGCTCGAGGTACGCGGCCGCGCGCACCGCGTCGACCGGGGCGGCGCCGGCGTAGCCGATCCGCGCCAGCTCGTCGCCGACCCTCGCGCCGTCGATGCCGACCGTGGCCAGCGCGACGTCGAGCGCCAGCGCGCCCTGGTGGACCGCGCTGCCCATCATGTCGGGCTGGAACCGCGCGCCCTCCTCGTTGGTGAAGAACCCGACCGCGATCGGGTGCCGGGTCGCGATCCCGGCCTCGGCCAGGCGCTCGATCACCTCGAGCCCGGCCAGCACGCCGTAGTTGCCGTCGTACTTGCCGCCGGTGCGCACGGTGTCGATGTGCGAGCCGATGATCACCGGCGGCAGGTCGGCGGTGCCGGCGCGGGTGCCGAGCACGTTGCCGATGCCGTCGACCGTGATCGCCAGCCCGAGCGCGCGCATCCACCCGACCACCAGCTCGCGGCCCGCGCGGTCGGCGTCGGTCAGCGCCAGCCGACACACGCCGCCGCCGTCGATGGCGCCGACCTCGGCCAGCGCGCCCAGCCGACGCCGCAGCCGGTCGCCGTCGACGCGCACCGCCGCGGTCACGACGCCACCTCGGCGACGCCGGCGTTGAGGTAGTTCACCGTCGGCGCGCTGAACACCGCCGCGTCGATCCAGCGCAGGAGCTGGAGCGGCGTCAGGTCGACCTCGCCGTCGGCGACGCCGGCCAGGGTCGCGACCGGATCGTCGGGGTCGAGCGTCAGGTCGAAGCCGGGCCCGACGTAGCGCACGCGCGCGCCCCGCGGCGTCAGGCTCAGCTCGCGGCCGTCGATGCGCCCGAGCACCCGGCGCTCGCCGTCGACCACCTCGACCGCGAAGCCGTCGTGGGTCGCGAACCGGCGCCAGTCGGCGGCGGTCCCGAAGAACCGCGGCTTGATCGCGTACGGGCCGCCGTCCTCGGGGCAGAACACGTCGCAGTTGCCGCACTCGTTGCAGAAGTCGGCGAAGTTCGCGAACTGCAGCGCCCGCTCGATCGTCAGCGCGCCGTCGGTGCGC is a window of Myxococcales bacterium DNA encoding:
- the tatA gene encoding twin-arginine translocase TatA/TatE family subunit produces the protein MPGMGELLIILLIVLVVFGASKLPQIGHGLGSAIKNFKRAAAGDDEIEVSKKALDGKSSKELGAGADEDGEFEEVVVRRRVKKES
- a CDS encoding polyhydroxyalkanoate synthesis regulator DNA-binding domain-containing protein; protein product: MAEARVIKRYANRKLYDTQHSRYVTLDQISEMIRAGDEVKIVDNKTKEDLTSVTLAQIIFEEEKKQRSFMPLGAMRNIIQNGGEWFAEAQRRVTSVLPFKRDPDEPAPEEVDDLDESDPAGAPRRRELVVLREFRHWVNEQQRALDEWQKRVDGKVRTAIGGISPFSGLHKDVRNLADRIAELEAKLEEMADAEGHE
- the xdh gene encoding selenium-dependent xanthine dehydrogenase, with the protein product MTASEPGRSPARARRRGVCWRHRRRWRRQEVLVTLSFTLNGSPVTVEPRPDESLLETLRERCGVHSLKDGCAPQGQCGCCLAIVGGRAVVTCAMPAAKAAGKEIVTLDGVPAAERQQMADAFVAAAGLQCGFCIPGIMVRAKHLLDHTPDPSRDEIARAIDVHLCRCTGYVKIIDAVQLLARARRGEVVPTPHPDGGVGDRVARYRGADLALGVRPYVADLRRDGMLFGALHLTAHPRARVVRIDTARAAAHPGVVAVATYRDVPGQRWYGLIKQDWPAFVAEGEEVRCVGDVLAAVAAIDQATARAAAALIDVEYEVLPPVTSPAEALAPGAPQVNPTYGNVLSHTRIRRGDVDAALAASAHVVTGTWTTQRIEHLFLEPESALVEPGPRPGTYKLYSQGQGVFDDRRQCAAFLGIPEDDLAVELVPNGGAFGGKEDMSVQAQTALLAHLTQRPVLVTLTREQSVRMHPKRHPIAMTYTVGCDAAGALTAVKAEMIGDTGAYASVGAKVLERAAGHACGPYRVTNVSVDAIAAVTNNPPCGAMRGFGANQAAFAIEGCMDLLAAQVGLDGWEMRWRNAVEIGDTFASGQVFEKSVGLKQTLQAVKPAYDAARAAGAAVGIACGLKNSGIGNGAVEWGKARLVVEADGTVSLYNGYTEMGQGLLTVLAQFAAEVSGLPSSVFRPKVDSTFALGCGQTTGSRATLFGGNAVVSAATKLRAALDAGRTLAELAGEVFAADVMIDDTTAPGADVAKVKTHTSFGFATQVVILDDAGRVARVVAAHDVGRAVNPDLCEGQLEGAVHMGLGYALTEELACEGGWPTTHKLRELGVLRARDMPTVEVILVEDPEPEGPFGAKGVGEIGLVPTAGAVAGALAAFDGERRYTLPMRDAPAARAMSVGKRGGAKAAP
- a CDS encoding pyridoxal-phosphate dependent enzyme yields the protein MSRPALETEIVDRATRDRTVALFRERRIVLPTLGELADPTTIPASHDAALATTDPDAPAPANLFRVHWHNAGDRRARIAVPEHVVLPPALTGVPSPIVVAFGDHFPMITAHKVLAAYGCLVPRLMTGQFDPTRHRAVWPSTGNYCRGGVAISRILGCRGVAVLPEGMSAERFHWLERWVADPGDIVRTVGTESNVKEIYDTCAELDRDPDNVIFNQFSEFANHLVHLHVTGPALARVFTAAAATRPGLRLAAFVSATGSAGTIAAGDYLKDHHGARIVAVEALECPTMLYNGFGEHNIQGIGDKHIPYIHNVTNTDVAVAVSDRATDELNVVFNTDVGRAALAARGVPAEVVTALAHFGLSSICNVLAAIKTAKQLGLGPDDALVTVATDGAAMYATEVDKAIGKRFGGTFDRAAAERALDLHLAGATTEHTLVLAPIDRDRIFNLGYFTWVEQQGVALADFERRRGQDFWRGLRAAVPIWDDLIRGFNDDVGVAPAS
- a CDS encoding PLP-dependent lyase/thiolase, with the protein product MTALRCTGCDLQIAADAPWPFRCPHAGDGRDHVLARDAAPAWQVAAGPIAGDPFVRYRALAYPWQVARARGLTDDAYVALVAQLDRAVAAVDGHGFAITPYRRLDDDRLWAKDETDNVAGSHKARHLFGLALWLEVAARTGLVTDDDRARPLAIASCGNAALAAAVVARALERRLRVFVPPSADPAVVARLTALGAELEACPRRPDDPPGDPCYHRFRAAVAAGALPFTCQGSDNGLTIDGGVTLGLELAEQDAARGAGPLDRVVVQVGGGALASAVAQGLRWAHDRGVIAHVPAVHAVQTAGCFPLVRAWRRVARALAIALSAPVAPAADDATDADGAHADAAVARWLTAHAPPTAIAAAITTAAVDRALFMWPWEQEPRSVASGILDDETYDWLAIVRAMLTTGGWPVVVTEAELLAARARAAAAGIRASATGAAGLAGVATITEAAGPRGADARVAVLLTGVER